The Elusimicrobiota bacterium genome contains the following window.
AATGAACAATCGGAGGTTTCCCTAAAGCTAAAATCATCGTTCCAAAAACAATTGCAAGCAGAGCAGACAAAAACAATAGAATCACAATAATAGTGCCGAACGTTTTTAGCCCCTTTTTGTCCAGCTTGCCGTTTACCGCCATTACAAAATAGCTGATGGTTAACAGAACCGTAGCCGGAACAAGCATGTACATACCTAACATCCTGCCAAATGTCATATACCATCACCTCCTTTGAAATCTTTAAACGACCAATTACCAAACAGGAATTACTCAGTTAACTAGTCAACTCATTTAGAAACCGCTGTCCAGATCTTTGAATAGCCCATATTTTGAATCTTTTGACGATATTAAAGGATTTTTAATCGGCCAGTTAATATTTAAATCGGGATCGTTATAAATAATTCCGCCTTCATCCTTCGGGGAATAAATATTGGTGCAAAAATATTCTATTTGGGCAGTATCAGACAAAACACAAAAACCGTGAGCAAAACCTTCAGGGATATATATTAGTTTCATGTCTTTTTCATTAAGATTTATACTAACATATTTTCCGTAATATTGCGACTTTCTTCTTATATCTACAGCAACATCAAAAATTTCACCTTCCAAAACGCGGACAAGTTTTCCTTGTGCCATAGGTTTTTTTTGAAAATGAACCCCTCTTAAAACGCCTTTAGAAGATTTTGAATGATTTAACTGAGCGAAAGTTGTTTTTATTCCCGCTTTTTCAAATTCGTTAGTTTTCATAATTTCTGTAAAAAAACCTCGCTCATCGCGTAAAATTTGAGGCTCAATAAGTATTAAATCGGGTATTTCTAATTTTTGAAATTTAAAGCTCATAATTTGTCCTGAGAACTAAGAACCGCATCATTTCTCATCAGCTATTCTGCAAAGGTAATCCCCATAGCTGGTATTAATATTTTTCCCTAGTTTTTTCAGCTGTTCCTTAGTAATATATCCCATACGGAAAGAAATCTCTTCAATTGAACCAACTTTAAGCCCCTGGCGTTCTTCAATGGTTTTTATAAACATCGAAGCGTCAATAAGCGAATCATATGTCCCTGTATCAAGCCAGGCATTTCCTCTGCCCAGCAAAACCACATTTAATTTTTTGTGTTTTAAATATTCTATGTTTATGTCGGTTATTTCCAGCTCTCCTCTATTTGAAGGCTTTATTTTTTTTGCAATTTCAACAACTTTATTGTCGTAAAAATAAAGCCCTGTTACTGCCCAATTAGACTTGGGGGTTTTGGGTTTTTCTTCTATTGAAACGGGCTTATTGTTTTTATCTAAAGAAATAATTCCGTATCTTTGAGGGTCATTAACGTAAAATCCGAATATTGTAGCCCCCTCTTTCTGAGCAATCGCATATTTTAAATATTTTGACAGCCCTCCCCCAAAAAATATGTTATCTCCCAAAATTAGGCTCACATTATTGTTTCCAATGAACTTTTCACCTATAATAAAAG
Protein-coding sequences here:
- the rfbC gene encoding dTDP-4-dehydrorhamnose 3,5-epimerase, producing MSFKFQKLEIPDLILIEPQILRDERGFFTEIMKTNEFEKAGIKTTFAQLNHSKSSKGVLRGVHFQKKPMAQGKLVRVLEGEIFDVAVDIRRKSQYYGKYVSINLNEKDMKLIYIPEGFAHGFCVLSDTAQIEYFCTNIYSPKDEGGIIYNDPDLNINWPIKNPLISSKDSKYGLFKDLDSGF
- the rfbA gene encoding glucose-1-phosphate thymidylyltransferase RfbA, which encodes MNLTKGIILAGGKATRLYPVTKAVSKQLLPIYNKPMIYYPLSILMLAGIKDILIISTSESIPQFNNLLGDGKNYGLSISYAVQEEPNGIAEAFIIGEKFIGNNNVSLILGDNIFFGGGLSKYLKYAIAQKEGATIFGFYVNDPQRYGIISLDKNNKPVSIEEKPKTPKSNWAVTGLYFYDNKVVEIAKKIKPSNRGELEITDINIEYLKHKKLNVVLLGRGNAWLDTGTYDSLIDASMFIKTIEERQGLKVGSIEEISFRMGYITKEQLKKLGKNINTSYGDYLCRIADEK